One genomic segment of Erysipelotrichaceae bacterium 66202529 includes these proteins:
- a CDS encoding TetR family transcriptional regulator, with translation MRIKDEEQIARRRDIIIAAAREIMETEGLEALSIRKLANSLHQTPGIIYHYFAGKEELQLAVVQDGYQNILRMIQESALTQTTYSDRLRCTLHSYLTGMLKQPLLYQVIMQCKLPHVQEQTAILQEDLRLRRKSIAMLCECLEGGVKHGEFQVRQTELRAQSIWCCIYGLLERIIVEQPEASYQERIIKEMLDLILDSLRPAGGKAEEK, from the coding sequence ATGAGAATAAAGGATGAGGAACAGATCGCAAGACGAAGGGATATCATCATTGCGGCGGCCAGAGAAATTATGGAAACAGAAGGTCTGGAGGCATTGAGTATCCGTAAGCTGGCAAACAGCCTCCATCAGACACCGGGCATTATTTATCATTATTTCGCAGGGAAAGAGGAGCTGCAGCTGGCAGTCGTACAGGATGGCTATCAAAATATTTTACGTATGATACAGGAGAGTGCACTGACACAAACCACATACAGTGACCGGCTTCGCTGTACCCTACACAGCTATCTGACAGGGATGCTGAAGCAGCCGTTGCTGTATCAGGTCATCATGCAGTGCAAGCTGCCACATGTACAGGAACAGACCGCGATTTTGCAGGAAGATCTGCGATTGCGCAGAAAAAGCATCGCTATGCTGTGTGAATGCCTGGAAGGCGGCGTGAAGCATGGTGAATTTCAGGTAAGGCAGACAGAGCTGAGGGCACAGAGTATCTGGTGCTGCATCTATGGTCTCTTGGAGCGCATCATTGTGGAACAGCCAGAGGCATCCTACCAGGAGCGGATCATAAAGGAAATGCTGGATTTGATACTGGATTCCCTACGCCCTGCTGGAGGAAAAGCAGAGGAAAAATGA
- a CDS encoding FMN-binding protein: MHKKIIGMISLILIIAVCLVGYAFYDTKKQSDELELIIPQMENLKDGSYLGECKTGLVYVRLQVEVKQDTIKRIRLLQHDNGMGKAAERILTDIQSNNTPAVDDISSATISSRAMKMAVQKALEKAAQP, translated from the coding sequence ATGCATAAAAAAATCATAGGCATGATATCCCTTATACTGATCATCGCGGTTTGTCTGGTGGGCTATGCATTTTATGATACCAAAAAACAAAGTGATGAACTGGAACTGATAATTCCGCAGATGGAAAATCTAAAGGATGGCAGCTATCTGGGGGAATGTAAAACCGGTTTGGTTTATGTACGGCTGCAGGTGGAGGTAAAGCAGGATACAATCAAAAGGATACGACTGTTACAGCATGATAATGGTATGGGAAAGGCTGCTGAACGCATCCTGACCGATATCCAAAGCAATAACACACCAGCAGTGGACGATATCTCATCAGCGACGATATCCAGCAGAGCGATGAAAATGGCAGTACAAAAGGCGCTCGAAAAAGCAGCCCAGCCATAA
- a CDS encoding PolC-type DNA polymerase III: MELKLIDLVKKMEQNNPDLEYFEQGTFTMKPVYMKKSNVIKMEISLPKPLPFQVWDVFCMRLTKLTRCSVDLHIRTDKSEAELLEVSNYIERFVSRHMQLKIFHESLPTINDQKYLVYQIMDGMERDRAIQNKHLLQEFLKQCGFQLEIHVEEMKKSAPIPTVTVKSDAAPKPVKVYEEKKSYNFKPKGKKGLDSYVPFSIHDITEECHGIRIHGKIFETETRTLRNGRDIQMLWIGDDDDAIIMKRFERGAVTKEVLAEIRNGDCVVAYGKAEYDAYTRELVFMPDVIEKVPEVRRVDEAEEKRVELHVHTKLSEMDGVCNIEEYIDQANAWGMDAIAITDHLVVQAFPKAQHKVDAINKSRETPFKMIYGLEMNMVDPALQIVRNIQDIELEKGTYCVFDLETTGLSSRFDHIIEFGGQIVKDRACIKSLQMFIKPPVALSAFTTELTGITEEHMKNAKSFADSIDEILDFIGDSILVAHNATFDYNFLNDELARIGRKPIMNPVIDTLDLARSMQADRKGYRLGQIARSYGIRYDEDVAHRADYDAEVLVQTYMNMLNDLKHIKNLQELQDMQTAESFRKVRVKHVTVLAKNMAGLKELFELVTLSHTKYLAYSSKSTNNIVAEPRILRSEIEKRRINGNLLIGSSCLNGEVFDMAQTRNEQTLEEVMQFYDYIEIQPLENYRHLVERDSISSMDRLKEILKSIVSAADKLDKLLVATGDCHYVQPGEKMIRDIYISSQAIGGVRHPLYIYNQEKRRKFKAPDQHFRTTKEMLKEFAWLGEQRAYDMVIKNTKLIADMIQEVKPVKDRLYPPDIEGSDQKLTDICYENAHKKYGPVLPEIVEKRLEKELASIIGHGFYVVYYISHLLVKKSLNDGYLVGSRGSVGSSFVATMSEITEVNPLAPHYVCPKCHYVKFYTDGSVADGFDLPDIICPNCGETIRGDGHDIPFETFLGFEGDKVPDIDLNFSGDYQPNAHAYTKEVFGDDHVYRAGTIGTVATQTAFGYVKGYEEEMGIEGSMRNAQVLHLAKGCEGVKRTTGQHPGGIIVIPLDLDVHDFTPVQYPANNPYAEWKTTHFEFHDIHDNVLKFDILGHVDPTAMKMLERMSGIDPTTIPMNDPETMSVFSKVDALKIDTSKSTEETGAAGLPEFGTPFVRGILELTRPTTFDELLKISGLSHGTDVWLGNAKDLIDNGTCTLKSVIGCRDDIMVYLLHKGLRPKLAFTIMESVRKGKGLKDEWIPEMKANGVEDWYIDSCLKIKYMFPKAHATAYVMMAIRIAWFKVHRPQVYYCMFFSIRCDAYDIETMIKGEQAIRRRMQEISDMLKNNETKKDVSKKDKDTFNTLELALEMNLRGYYFTNIDIMRSASREFIVDPENASYIIPPFTSIDGLGENVADTVVEARKQGAFLSKEDLQRRTALSGTLVKKMESMGVLEGMQDENQMSLFSF, translated from the coding sequence ATGGAACTGAAACTGATAGATTTAGTAAAGAAAATGGAACAGAACAATCCGGATCTGGAGTATTTTGAGCAGGGTACCTTTACCATGAAGCCGGTATATATGAAGAAATCCAATGTGATTAAAATGGAAATCTCTCTGCCAAAGCCTTTGCCGTTCCAGGTATGGGATGTATTCTGTATGCGTCTGACAAAGCTTACACGCTGCAGTGTAGACCTGCATATTCGTACCGATAAAAGTGAAGCAGAGCTGCTGGAGGTATCCAATTATATAGAACGCTTTGTATCTAGGCATATGCAGCTGAAAATATTTCATGAATCATTGCCGACGATCAATGATCAGAAGTATCTTGTCTATCAGATTATGGATGGAATGGAACGTGACCGTGCGATTCAGAATAAGCATCTGCTGCAGGAGTTTCTGAAGCAGTGCGGCTTTCAGCTGGAAATACATGTAGAGGAAATGAAAAAATCAGCTCCGATACCGACCGTTACGGTAAAAAGTGATGCAGCGCCAAAGCCGGTGAAGGTGTATGAGGAAAAGAAAAGCTATAATTTCAAGCCAAAAGGGAAAAAAGGACTGGATTCCTATGTACCGTTTTCTATCCATGACATCACAGAGGAGTGCCACGGTATCCGTATCCATGGAAAAATATTTGAGACAGAAACAAGAACGCTGCGCAATGGAAGGGATATCCAGATGCTGTGGATCGGTGATGACGATGATGCCATCATCATGAAGCGTTTTGAGCGTGGTGCCGTAACCAAGGAGGTTCTGGCGGAAATCCGCAATGGAGACTGCGTTGTGGCGTATGGTAAAGCGGAATATGATGCCTATACGCGTGAGCTGGTGTTTATGCCGGATGTGATTGAAAAGGTTCCTGAGGTCAGACGCGTGGATGAAGCAGAGGAGAAGCGCGTGGAGCTGCATGTGCATACCAAGCTGTCCGAGATGGATGGTGTATGCAATATAGAGGAATATATTGACCAGGCCAATGCATGGGGAATGGATGCGATTGCCATCACCGACCATCTGGTTGTGCAGGCCTTTCCGAAGGCACAGCATAAGGTGGATGCCATAAACAAGAGCAGAGAAACGCCGTTTAAAATGATTTACGGTCTGGAAATGAACATGGTTGATCCAGCCCTGCAGATTGTTCGCAATATCCAGGATATTGAACTGGAAAAGGGAACCTATTGTGTATTTGACCTGGAGACGACCGGTTTGTCCAGCCGTTTCGATCATATTATTGAATTTGGCGGACAGATCGTCAAGGATCGCGCCTGTATCAAAAGCCTGCAGATGTTTATCAAGCCTCCGGTTGCGTTATCTGCCTTTACGACAGAGCTGACCGGAATTACCGAGGAGCATATGAAAAATGCGAAATCGTTTGCGGATAGTATTGATGAAATTCTGGACTTTATCGGTGACAGTATTCTGGTAGCACATAATGCGACCTTTGACTACAATTTTCTGAATGATGAGCTGGCGCGTATCGGAAGAAAGCCGATTATGAATCCGGTGATTGATACCCTGGATCTTGCCCGCAGCATGCAGGCGGATCGTAAGGGCTACCGTTTGGGGCAGATTGCGCGTTCCTATGGAATCCGGTATGATGAGGATGTTGCCCACCGAGCCGATTATGATGCGGAGGTACTGGTACAGACCTATATGAATATGCTGAACGATTTAAAGCATATCAAAAATCTGCAGGAGCTGCAGGATATGCAAACGGCGGAAAGCTTTCGCAAGGTACGAGTAAAGCATGTGACGGTGCTGGCTAAAAATATGGCCGGTTTAAAGGAATTATTTGAGCTGGTAACGCTCTCCCATACAAAATATCTTGCCTATAGCAGTAAAAGCACGAATAATATCGTCGCTGAGCCGCGTATTCTGCGCAGTGAAATTGAAAAACGCCGTATCAACGGCAATCTGCTGATTGGCTCCAGCTGTCTGAACGGTGAAGTGTTTGATATGGCACAGACCCGCAATGAACAGACATTGGAAGAGGTTATGCAATTTTACGATTACATAGAAATCCAGCCGCTGGAAAACTACCGCCATCTAGTGGAACGTGATTCCATATCCAGCATGGATCGTTTAAAGGAAATTCTGAAATCGATCGTTTCCGCCGCAGATAAGCTGGATAAGCTGCTGGTCGCAACCGGTGACTGTCATTATGTACAGCCGGGTGAAAAAATGATTCGCGATATTTATATATCCTCACAGGCTATTGGTGGTGTCCGTCATCCGTTATATATTTATAACCAGGAAAAGCGCCGGAAATTTAAGGCACCGGATCAGCATTTCCGTACAACCAAGGAGATGCTGAAGGAATTTGCCTGGCTGGGAGAACAGCGCGCCTATGATATGGTAATCAAAAATACAAAGCTGATTGCGGATATGATTCAGGAGGTCAAGCCGGTCAAGGATCGGCTGTATCCACCGGATATCGAAGGCTCCGATCAGAAGCTGACGGATATCTGTTATGAAAATGCGCATAAGAAATACGGGCCGGTATTGCCGGAAATCGTAGAGAAGCGATTGGAGAAGGAGCTTGCCAGCATTATCGGACACGGCTTCTATGTTGTTTACTATATTTCACATCTGCTGGTTAAGAAGAGCTTGAATGACGGCTATCTGGTCGGCTCGCGAGGTTCGGTCGGCTCCAGCTTTGTTGCTACGATGTCGGAGATAACGGAGGTTAACCCACTGGCCCCGCATTATGTTTGCCCGAAATGTCATTATGTGAAGTTTTATACGGATGGAAGCGTGGCGGACGGCTTTGATCTTCCGGATATTATCTGTCCGAACTGCGGTGAAACGATTCGTGGGGACGGACATGATATTCCCTTTGAAACCTTTTTAGGATTTGAAGGAGACAAGGTTCCTGATATCGATTTGAACTTCTCCGGTGATTACCAGCCCAATGCGCATGCCTATACCAAAGAGGTATTCGGAGATGATCATGTGTACCGGGCAGGAACGATCGGTACGGTCGCAACACAGACCGCATTCGGTTATGTTAAGGGCTACGAGGAGGAAATGGGCATCGAGGGAAGTATGCGAAATGCACAGGTGCTTCATTTAGCAAAGGGCTGTGAGGGTGTTAAGCGTACAACGGGTCAGCATCCCGGCGGTATCATTGTAATTCCGCTGGATTTGGATGTACATGACTTTACCCCGGTGCAGTATCCGGCGAACAACCCGTATGCAGAGTGGAAAACAACGCACTTTGAATTCCACGATATCCATGACAATGTTTTGAAATTTGATATTCTGGGACATGTCGATCCGACAGCGATGAAGATGCTGGAGCGAATGAGCGGCATTGACCCGACTACGATACCGATGAATGACCCGGAAACGATGAGTGTGTTCTCCAAGGTAGATGCATTGAAAATTGATACGAGCAAATCAACTGAGGAAACCGGAGCTGCGGGACTGCCGGAGTTTGGTACGCCGTTTGTCCGCGGTATCCTGGAGCTGACACGTCCGACTACCTTTGATGAGCTCTTGAAGATTTCCGGTCTGAGCCACGGTACCGATGTCTGGTTGGGAAATGCCAAGGATCTGATTGATAACGGGACATGTACCCTGAAAAGCGTCATCGGATGTCGTGATGACATCATGGTGTATCTGCTGCACAAGGGACTGCGTCCAAAGCTTGCCTTTACCATCATGGAAAGTGTGCGTAAGGGGAAGGGCTTAAAGGATGAATGGATACCGGAGATGAAGGCGAACGGGGTGGAGGACTGGTATATTGATTCCTGTCTGAAAATCAAGTATATGTTCCCGAAGGCGCATGCGACTGCCTATGTTATGATGGCAATCCGTATCGCATGGTTCAAGGTACATCGCCCGCAGGTATATTACTGCATGTTCTTCTCCATTCGCTGTGATGCCTATGATATTGAAACTATGATCAAGGGGGAACAGGCAATCCGTCGCAGAATGCAGGAAATCAGTGATATGCTGAAAAACAATGAAACGAAAAAGGATGTATCCAAAAAGGATAAGGATACCTTCAATACGCTGGAGCTGGCTCTGGAAATGAACCTTCGCGGCTATTACTTTACGAATATTGATATTATGCGCTCTGCTTCCCGTGAGTTCATTGTTGATCCGGAGAATGCAAGCTATATCATTCCGCCGTTTACCAGCATTGACGGCTTGGGTGAAAACGTTGCGGATACGGTTGTGGAAGCCAGAAAGCAGGGAGCGTTCCTTTCGAAGGAGGATCTGCAAAGACGTACGGCATTAAGCGGTACACTGGTAAAGAAAATGGAGAGTATGGGCGTTCTGGAAGGAATGCAGGATGAAAATCAGATGTCTTTGTTCTCATTTTAA
- a CDS encoding ClC family H(+)/Cl(-) exchange transporter, with amino-acid sequence MRCVKERKHGSTLHILHSAGNFKYVLIAEGLAAGLCAGLIAVLYRIVLGYAEDFVAAAVAFIRTDWIHVVLWFAFLLLLGILVAQLLKLEPLISGSGIPQVEGEIMSFIDQQWTRVLPCKVLGGTLCAFGGLSLGREGPSIQLGAMAGKAIAKLFHRVKMEERLLLTCGAAAGLSAAFNAPLAGVMFALEEIHKNFSVSVLISVMCASVTGDFLSRNVFGLAPAFHFEVVETFPLGYYWMLLLLGIVCGLFGVLYNKSTMKVQELFGKSGLKSYGVIVAMLLSGILALSMSDVLGSGHAMIEMLSEQPIMLLRTLFLLLAVKFVFSLVSFGSGAPGGIFFPLLVLGSFAGAIFGNIAVQVFGFSAGYMNNLIIMAMAGTFAAIVRAPITGIILIAEMSGTLTNLLPLAVVSLISYLCASLLNCEPIYESLLHNLLVKNGVNLSAFHGERHLVEAVVELGSPVCDQAIRDVKWPNKCLLISVERQGKELLPKGSTQLHTGDKLIALLDDEDAPYIQHQLEKCCSAKLE; translated from the coding sequence ATGAGATGTGTGAAAGAGAGAAAGCATGGAAGTACGCTTCATATCCTGCACAGCGCAGGAAATTTTAAATATGTTTTAATAGCCGAAGGGCTGGCGGCTGGCTTGTGCGCCGGATTGATTGCGGTGCTGTACCGCATCGTGCTCGGCTATGCGGAGGATTTTGTTGCGGCAGCCGTTGCCTTTATTCGTACAGATTGGATACATGTTGTACTGTGGTTTGCTTTTTTACTGCTTCTGGGAATACTGGTGGCACAGCTGTTAAAGCTGGAACCGCTCATTTCAGGAAGTGGAATCCCGCAGGTAGAGGGAGAAATCATGTCCTTTATCGATCAGCAGTGGACGCGGGTATTGCCATGCAAGGTGCTTGGTGGTACGCTGTGTGCATTTGGGGGCCTGTCCTTAGGTAGAGAAGGGCCAAGCATACAGCTGGGAGCAATGGCAGGCAAGGCGATTGCCAAGCTGTTTCACCGGGTGAAGATGGAGGAGCGTCTCTTATTGACCTGTGGTGCGGCTGCCGGATTATCTGCGGCTTTTAATGCGCCGCTTGCCGGTGTGATGTTTGCCCTGGAGGAAATTCATAAAAACTTCAGTGTTTCCGTTCTGATTTCTGTCATGTGTGCCAGTGTAACCGGGGATTTTTTGTCCAGAAATGTATTCGGTCTGGCTCCAGCCTTTCATTTTGAGGTGGTGGAAACCTTCCCACTTGGCTATTACTGGATGCTGCTTCTGCTGGGCATTGTCTGTGGACTGTTTGGTGTGCTATATAATAAATCTACGATGAAGGTACAGGAGCTGTTTGGAAAAAGCGGATTAAAAAGCTATGGGGTTATTGTAGCCATGCTATTGTCTGGAATCCTTGCGTTGAGTATGAGTGATGTGCTGGGGAGCGGACATGCGATGATTGAAATGCTGAGTGAACAACCGATTATGCTGCTGCGTACGCTATTTTTGCTGCTGGCTGTAAAATTCGTATTTTCTCTGGTCAGCTTTGGCTCAGGAGCACCCGGTGGTATTTTCTTTCCGCTGCTTGTGCTGGGAAGCTTCGCCGGTGCGATTTTTGGTAATATTGCAGTTCAGGTATTTGGATTCTCTGCCGGATATATGAATAATCTTATCATCATGGCGATGGCAGGTACCTTTGCTGCAATCGTACGGGCACCGATCACCGGCATTATTTTGATTGCGGAAATGAGTGGAACGCTGACCAATCTGCTGCCGCTTGCTGTTGTATCCCTGATTAGCTATCTGTGTGCCAGCCTGTTAAACTGTGAACCAATCTATGAAAGTCTGCTGCATAATCTGCTTGTAAAAAACGGTGTGAATCTGTCCGCCTTCCATGGGGAGCGCCATTTGGTGGAGGCTGTTGTGGAGCTGGGAAGCCCGGTATGCGATCAGGCGATACGGGATGTGAAATGGCCGAACAAATGTCTGCTGATTAGTGTTGAACGACAGGGGAAGGAGCTGCTTCCAAAAGGCAGCACGCAGCTGCATACCGGCGATAAGCTGATTGCTTTGCTGGATGATGAAGACGCACCGTATATTCAGCATCAGCTGGAAAAATGCTGTAGCGCAAAGCTGGAGTGA
- a CDS encoding GrpB family protein yields the protein MKLTYRNLTICSKQELQGNPVPAALQELFDKEKQEVQSCLQLYVLLDKIYAGSLQVRLLEQDTVFITEKLPDIGKNAAALQSRCLSMLLFYIFHRWDMKNAFMEPERKEPLFIENLELLGFQRLSDDEQNRLYLLKRDAFKTALEPDAQELQRMSLQQLWQLFPIVIRPYSARYKDWYDTQCQCLQTLLKDQIVRISHIGSTAVPGLEAKPCVDILLETDTRYPQALIQTLMENGWGLMSRRRDAQGEILCFHKGYTVLGFAEQVFHLHVRYPHDWDELYFRDYLLTHEDACCQYANLKKKLARKYRRDRDAYTQEKTAFITEITNKSRKASAGKYMP from the coding sequence ATGAAATTAACTTATAGGAATCTTACAATTTGCAGTAAGCAAGAGCTGCAGGGAAATCCTGTACCGGCTGCGCTGCAGGAGCTTTTTGATAAAGAGAAGCAGGAGGTGCAAAGCTGTCTGCAGCTGTATGTATTGCTGGACAAAATATATGCCGGTAGCCTGCAGGTGAGGCTTCTTGAACAGGATACGGTTTTTATTACAGAGAAGCTGCCTGATATCGGTAAAAATGCTGCTGCTTTGCAAAGCCGCTGTCTGTCGATGCTGCTGTTTTATATATTTCATCGCTGGGATATGAAGAATGCTTTCATGGAACCGGAACGGAAAGAGCCTCTTTTCATTGAAAATCTTGAGCTTCTGGGGTTTCAGAGGCTTTCGGATGATGAACAAAACCGGCTGTACCTTTTGAAACGAGATGCTTTTAAAACAGCGTTAGAACCAGATGCACAGGAATTGCAGAGGATGTCACTGCAACAGCTCTGGCAGCTGTTTCCCATAGTGATCAGACCGTATTCTGCCAGGTATAAGGATTGGTATGATACACAGTGTCAGTGCCTACAGACACTTTTAAAGGATCAGATCGTTCGCATTTCCCATATTGGAAGTACTGCAGTACCCGGCCTGGAGGCAAAGCCCTGTGTAGATATTCTTTTGGAAACAGATACCCGATACCCGCAGGCGCTTATACAAACACTTATGGAAAACGGCTGGGGGCTGATGTCCAGGCGAAGGGATGCTCAGGGGGAGATTCTCTGCTTTCATAAGGGATATACTGTTTTGGGCTTTGCAGAACAGGTATTCCATCTGCATGTGCGCTATCCTCATGACTGGGATGAGCTCTATTTCCGCGATTATCTGCTTACGCATGAGGATGCATGCTGCCAATATGCAAATCTGAAAAAGAAGCTGGCGCGGAAATATCGCAGAGACCGGGATGCCTATACACAGGAAAAAACGGCATTTATAACAGAAATAACCAATAAATCACGAAAAGCTTCTGCAGGGAAGTACATGCCCTGA
- the mraZ gene encoding division/cell wall cluster transcriptional repressor MraZ: protein MFMGEYAHNIDKKGRIIIPAKFREELGEHVIITRGLDGCLAVYTKEQWETIYEQLMKLPSTKKDARMFVRMMTSKAAECEIDAQGRVLIPSPLVKLAELIKECMVIGAANHVEIWSRERWEPVDEEANETFEDIAESLTEFMI, encoded by the coding sequence ATGTTCATGGGTGAATACGCACACAATATTGATAAAAAAGGGCGTATCATCATTCCCGCAAAATTCCGTGAAGAGCTGGGAGAGCATGTCATTATCACACGCGGGCTGGACGGCTGTCTGGCTGTTTACACAAAAGAGCAATGGGAGACCATTTATGAACAGCTCATGAAGCTGCCTTCTACCAAGAAGGATGCCCGTATGTTTGTCCGTATGATGACAAGCAAAGCCGCTGAATGTGAAATTGACGCACAGGGTCGTGTATTGATTCCCTCTCCCCTGGTGAAGCTGGCAGAGCTGATAAAGGAATGTATGGTAATCGGTGCTGCCAACCATGTGGAAATCTGGTCAAGAGAACGCTGGGAACCGGTGGATGAGGAAGCAAACGAGACCTTTGAGGATATAGCCGAAAGCTTAACGGAGTTTATGATATGA